The following coding sequences are from one Gossypium raimondii isolate GPD5lz chromosome 4, ASM2569854v1, whole genome shotgun sequence window:
- the LOC105781015 gene encoding salt stress-induced hydrophobic peptide ESI3, translating into MGSETLIEVILAILLPPVGVFLRYGLGVEFWIDLVLTLVGYLPGIIYAIYVLVV; encoded by the exons atggGTTCAGAGACTTTGATTGAAGTGATTCTTGCAATTCTTCTTCCTCCTGTTGGAGTTTTTCTTCGTTATGGCTTAGGG GTGGAATTCTGGATTGATTTGGTGCTGACATTGGTGGGTTATCTTCCAGGAATTATATATGCAATTTATGTATTAGTAGTATAG
- the LOC105780350 gene encoding zinc finger CCCH domain-containing protein 11 → MPPKQQGKSKADLAKKQKVVEDKTFGLKNKNKSKNVQKYVQNLQQSVQPKADPSKVAAKKKKEEEKAREKELNDLFKIAVTQPKVPPGVDPKSIVCEFFKAGQCTKGFKCKFSHDLNVQRKGEKIDIYSDKRDQETMEDWDQETLEKVVESKKTEYNQNKPTEIVCKHFLEAVEKKQYGWFWVCPNGGKDCHYRHALPPGYVLKSQMKALLEEESEKITIEEEIENQRSKTTSSTPMTTELFMQWKTKKMEEREVSLAAQRADRAKNDRMSGRELFLSDASLFVDDAEAYEAYHREEPEDTEQKGKDDTTAAGPSGTASVAADSEDILLDDDDDDDELDMDELNELEASLSRTSVQIQEPGNPGSS, encoded by the exons ATGCCACCAAAGCAGCAAGGGAAATCGAAAGCCGATTTGGCGAAGAAGCAAAaagtggttgaagacaaaacctttggattgaaaaacaaaaacaaaagcaaaaatgTTCAGAAATATGTTCAAAATCTCCAGCAGTCCGTTCAACCCAAAGCCGACCCGTCTAAAGTCGCTGCTAAG aaaaagaaagaagaagagaaagctAGGGAGAAGGAGTtaaatgatttgtttaaaattgcTGTTACACAACCAAAAGTGCCTCCTG GTGTGGATCCCAAGTCGATAGTGTGCGAATTTTTTAAAGCAGGACAATGTACGAAAGGGTTTAAGTGCAAGTTCTCtcatgatttgaatgttcaacGGAAGGGTGAGAAGATTGATATTTACAGTGATAAGCGTGATCAAG AAACGATGGAGGACTGGGATCAAGAGACACTTGAGAAGGTTGTTGAATCAAAGAAAACAGAGTATAACCAGAATAAGCCCACCGAGATT GTGTGCAAACACTTTCTGGAAGCTGTCGAAAAGAAACAGTATGGTTGGTTCTGGGTATGCCCAAATGGTGGCAAGGATTGTCACTACAGACATGCCCTTCCACCTGGATATGTTTTGAAATCTCAAATGAAAGCTCTTTTGGAGGAAGAGAGTGAGAAGATTACTATTGAGGAAGAGATCGAAAACCAg cGTTCTAAAACAACATCATCGACACCAATGACTACTGAGCTATTTATGCAATGGAAGACGAAAAAGATGGAAGAAAGAGAGGTTAGTTTGGCTGCGCAACGAGCAGACAGGGCTAAGAATGATCGCATGAG TGGTCGTGAATTGTTTCTCTCGGATGCAAGTTTATTTGTGGATGATGCTGAGGCATATGAGGCATACCATAGAGAAGAACCTGAGGATACTGAGCAGAAG GGCAAGGATGACACAACAGCAGCTGGGCCGAGTGGCACAGCTAGTGTAGCTGCTGATTCTGAAGATATCCTTCTtgatgatgatgacgacgaTGATGAACTTGACATGGATGAGCTGAATGAACTTGAAGCTAGTTTGTCAAGAACATCCGTTCAAATTCAGGAACCAGGTAATCCAGGTTCATCTTGA